A section of the Spirosoma pollinicola genome encodes:
- a CDS encoding VapE domain-containing protein codes for MKSNSNSDENTEGQPIIQRIQKFLFDKHEYRVNIVSNQLERKKKATSEWELVNMADIEFELFNSNFKGFKDPLKALFGSKLIPRYDPFTTYFEGLPKWDASQPDYIDQLADFVHTDDQIWWKSMFKKWMVRAVGQAVGKIQFNKQCLTLVGKQNDGKTTFLDFLIPEGLKNYAKKGFDFGHKDGKFSLIQNFFINLDELASFEKKELNNEFKTVLSESTVKFRLLFQNIETPFARRASFVASTNQFEFLTDETGNVRWLPFIVKAIQHDAGGPKGYAATIAIDLVWAQAQALLSDAAFNCNMTPDEINHQELLNRRFLRTTTEMEVISKYYLPSEKGESDAIFCNATDIEEYLRGKTSIKLHRGQIGTAMKFMGFVKESSYSKDKGFSLKGYYVKIK; via the coding sequence ATGAAATCTAATTCAAACAGTGACGAAAACACTGAAGGACAACCTATTATCCAGCGTATTCAGAAATTCTTATTTGACAAGCATGAATACCGCGTCAACATCGTATCCAACCAGTTAGAACGAAAGAAAAAGGCTACTTCTGAATGGGAGTTGGTCAACATGGCTGATATTGAATTTGAGCTTTTCAACTCAAACTTTAAGGGGTTCAAAGACCCTTTAAAAGCGCTATTTGGCTCGAAGTTAATTCCAAGGTATGATCCTTTCACAACCTATTTTGAAGGCTTGCCAAAATGGGATGCATCACAACCAGACTACATTGACCAGTTAGCTGACTTCGTACATACCGATGATCAAATTTGGTGGAAATCGATGTTTAAGAAGTGGATGGTTCGGGCTGTTGGTCAAGCAGTTGGCAAAATTCAATTTAATAAGCAGTGTCTAACTTTAGTCGGTAAGCAGAACGATGGCAAGACCACATTCCTTGATTTTCTTATTCCTGAAGGCTTGAAAAACTACGCAAAAAAAGGGTTTGACTTTGGTCACAAGGACGGCAAGTTTTCTCTAATTCAGAACTTCTTTATCAACTTAGATGAGTTAGCTTCTTTTGAGAAAAAAGAACTGAACAACGAATTTAAGACCGTACTCTCTGAAAGTACAGTCAAGTTCCGACTTCTGTTTCAAAATATCGAAACTCCTTTTGCCCGTCGCGCAAGTTTTGTGGCTAGTACAAACCAGTTTGAGTTTTTAACAGATGAAACTGGAAACGTACGCTGGTTACCATTCATCGTTAAAGCTATTCAACATGATGCTGGTGGGCCAAAAGGATACGCGGCTACAATTGCTATTGATCTAGTTTGGGCGCAAGCTCAAGCGTTGCTTAGTGACGCTGCTTTTAACTGTAACATGACTCCTGATGAAATTAATCACCAAGAGCTTTTAAACCGTCGTTTCCTGCGTACAACGACTGAAATGGAAGTAATCAGTAAATACTACTTACCAAGTGAAAAGGGTGAAAGTGACGCAATCTTCTGTAATGCTACTGATATAGAGGAATATCTGCGCGGTAAAACGTCTATAAAACTCCATAGAGGACAAATTGGTACGGCAATGAAGTTTATGGGATTTGTGAAAGAATCATCCTACAGCAAAGACAAAGGGTTTTCCCTAAAAGGGTATTATGTCAAAATAAAGTAA
- a CDS encoding site-specific integrase, producing MSKLKHADTLAKEKQLDRLNVLLYLRGTNLYFRILSNGKSIAFSTGLKCHPKKLNKKAFSIDGDESSTNLLQSLRSDFQRTFTDFLLTKRTPDLRKIKDIVLKKLSADPTIPTLIECLETFFKNEFESLIGFDYEPKTVEKKRYIVERIRQYVIAHYSNPHFELSDLRLVDAQNLVNFCKRTFRHGHNHAVLHAEFLKRTCNYAIANEWLDKNPFAFFRPKRERKDVVSLREAHIRVLEDAVFVGREYNYVKDVFLFCCYTGLAYVDVSRLSGVHVVTKEDGSQLLKIKRGKNDNMCTVPLVPKALRILQKYANNADCIDKNRLLPVYANQVMNRILKEIQAICKIPVRLTTHVARKTCASYYIANNVPLTSVATMLGHKKTSTTEQYYTERTEEAVIRHIKEFQDRKNDEEPLSEAV from the coding sequence ATGTCAAAGTTAAAACATGCTGATACGTTAGCAAAGGAAAAACAGCTTGATCGTTTAAACGTTTTGCTCTATCTACGGGGGACCAACCTTTACTTTAGAATCCTTTCAAATGGAAAAAGCATTGCTTTTTCAACGGGTTTAAAATGTCACCCGAAGAAGTTGAATAAAAAAGCCTTTAGTATTGATGGTGACGAATCATCTACAAATTTACTTCAGAGCCTACGCTCTGACTTTCAACGGACGTTTACGGACTTCTTACTGACAAAGCGGACTCCTGATTTAAGGAAAATAAAGGATATTGTTTTGAAGAAGTTGAGTGCAGACCCAACGATACCAACGTTGATCGAGTGTTTAGAGACCTTTTTCAAGAATGAATTCGAATCTCTAATTGGGTTCGACTATGAACCCAAGACCGTTGAAAAGAAACGTTACATTGTAGAACGTATACGTCAGTACGTTATCGCACATTATAGTAATCCGCATTTTGAATTAAGTGATCTTAGACTAGTCGATGCTCAAAATTTAGTCAACTTCTGTAAACGAACCTTCAGGCATGGTCATAACCATGCTGTTCTACATGCTGAGTTTTTAAAACGTACCTGCAATTACGCGATTGCGAACGAATGGTTGGATAAAAACCCATTTGCCTTCTTTCGGCCAAAAAGGGAACGTAAAGACGTTGTTTCTTTGCGAGAAGCCCACATACGGGTTTTAGAAGATGCCGTTTTCGTTGGTCGAGAGTACAATTATGTAAAGGACGTTTTCTTGTTCTGCTGTTATACGGGTTTGGCTTATGTTGATGTAAGTAGGCTAAGTGGTGTGCATGTTGTGACCAAAGAAGACGGTAGCCAACTTCTAAAAATTAAGCGTGGTAAAAACGATAATATGTGTACTGTTCCGCTAGTGCCCAAAGCATTACGGATTCTTCAGAAGTACGCTAATAACGCTGATTGTATTGACAAGAATCGACTTCTACCTGTTTATGCCAATCAGGTAATGAACCGTATATTGAAGGAAATACAAGCCATTTGTAAAATTCCTGTCCGACTCACTACCCACGTAGCTCGCAAAACATGCGCTTCTTATTATATCGCTAATAATGTGCCTTTAACCAGTGTTGCCACAATGTTAGGGCATAAGAAGACAAGCACTACGGAACAGTATTATACCGAACGCACAGAAGAAGCCGTCATACGCCACATTAAAGAATTTCAGGACCGTAAGAATGATGAAGAGCCATTGAGCGAAGCTGTTTAA
- a CDS encoding helix-turn-helix domain-containing protein — MEVSKNIRSIRESKGLTQVDMANRMGTERSNYARLENRDVNLTLKQVQEIAEALQVSVYEIIGIPQAEDLRSEQSESLQRLEERLRMTEDVLKEKKKNIKFYKSFIEWTKKIFVTQFTISTLVAARNLEIETANIADPTDDDLDLADFKFTEEELRKIGDYMFSYEASDYFLTVYIAESGFITDKWFIDAYKRMKRRDKEKINLSEVKNWVSGVFEFLEEE; from the coding sequence ATGGAAGTATCAAAAAATATACGTTCTATCCGTGAAAGCAAGGGATTAACCCAAGTTGACATGGCCAATCGGATGGGTACAGAGCGTAGCAATTATGCCCGGCTTGAGAACAGGGATGTTAATCTTACGTTGAAACAAGTACAAGAGATAGCTGAAGCATTGCAGGTTTCAGTCTATGAAATCATAGGTATACCGCAAGCGGAAGACTTGAGAAGTGAGCAAAGCGAGTCGCTTCAACGGCTGGAAGAACGGCTTAGAATGACTGAAGATGTATTGAAAGAGAAGAAAAAAAATATCAAATTTTATAAATCCTTCATTGAGTGGACAAAAAAGATATTTGTCACTCAATTTACAATCTCTACGCTGGTAGCAGCCAGAAACCTTGAGATTGAGACAGCGAATATTGCCGATCCTACAGATGATGATCTTGATTTGGCCGACTTCAAGTTTACTGAAGAAGAACTACGAAAAATAGGGGATTATATGTTCAGCTATGAGGCCTCAGACTATTTCCTAACCGTATACATTGCAGAGTCTGGTTTTATCACAGACAAATGGTTTATTGACGCTTATAAGCGTATGAAACGTAGAGATAAGGAGAAGATAAATTTGAGTGAGGTAAAAAATTGGGTAAGTGGCGTTTTTGAGTTTTTAGAAGAGGAATAA